CAGATAGATGCGGCCCTCCCCCGTCCCGGCGTCCAGGTGGGCAACGGCCAGGGCAGGACTCGCCGCGAGGACATCCCCTTCCGGCAGCCGTGCCCCCTGCCCACCCGCCAGCAGGAAGCGGCCTCCTCCCCCCTCCCGCGCCAGCGCCGCCCGCTCGGGATAGGCGAGGGCGACGAGTTGCCCCACGGCGAAGGGATCGGGCGGCGTATCGTCGCGGTGGACGTTCAGCAGCTTGCACCACTGCCGGGACAGGCGCTCGACCCGCTCCAGCACCGCCACCTCTCCCGTGCCCCGCTCGCCCCGCCGCCAGGCGCGCAGGGCCGCCACCCGGTCGGTCAGGTCGGTCCCCGCCCCGGCTCCCAGCGGGTCGCGTTCCTCCAGCAGCGCGGCCACGTCGGCGGCCAGAGGACCCAGACCGAGGGCCGTTCCGTCGTGGAGCAGGTGCGCGAGGCGGGGGTGGGTGGGCAACTCCAGCAGGGCCGAGCCGCGCGGCGTGATGTGGTCCCCTGCATCCAGGGCGTCCAGATCGTGCAGCAGGGCGCGGGCACTCTGGACACGTGGGGCGGGCGGTTCGTCCAGCCAGGCGAGCGCAGCGGGATCGGGCGTGCCCCACCCGGCCAGTTCCAGCGTGAGGGGCGTGAGGTCCGCATCCAGCACTTCGGGGGGACGGGCGGCGGGCAGGGCGGCGTGGGTCCGTTCGCTCCAGAGGCGGTAGGCGGTGCCGGGAGCAGTGCGTCCGGCGCGGCCCGCCCGCTGCTCGGCGGCGTCCCGCGTGACCCGCGTGGTCACCATCCGGGTGAGGCCGGTGCCGGGGTCGAAGCGCTGCGTGCGGCTGAGGCCCCCGTCCACCACCACCCGCACGCCTGAGAGCGTCAGCGACGTTTCCGCGATGGAGGTCGAGAGCACCACCTTGCGCCGTCCCCCAGGATCCGGCAGGATGGCCCGCCGCTGCTCCGCGAGGGGGAGGTCGCCGTAGAGGGGCAGCACCAGCGCGTCCACACCCGAGAGGGCAGCCAGCGCCCCCCGAATCTCGCGCACACCGGGCAGGAAGGCCAGGATGTCCCCTTCCGGGTGGGTGGCCAGCGCCTCCCGGACAGCGCGGGCGACGGCGTCCTCCACGCGGCCTGCCGGGTCGGTGGGCAGGTAATGCACCTCCACCGGATACGCCCGGCCCGCACTTCGCACCAGCGGCGCGTCCAGCCGTCCGGGGAGGGCGGGGTCGAGGGTGGCGCTCATCACCAGCACGCGCAGGTCGTCCCGCAGCGCCCCCTGCACCTCGCGCAGCAGGGCCAGGGCGAGGTCGGCGTTCAGGCTGCGCTCGTGGAACTCGTCGAGGATCACCAGGCCCACGCCGGTCAACTCCGGGTCGCGTTGCAGGCGGCGGGTGAGGATGCCTTCCGTGACCACCTCGATGCGCGTCCGGGGAGACACGCGGGACTCGAAGCGCACGCGCAGGCCGACCGTGCCGCCCACCTCCTCACCCAGACCCTCGGCCAGCCGGGCGGCGACCGCGCGGGCCGCGACCCGGCGGGGTTGCAGCAGCACGATGCTCTGCCCGGCCAGCCAGGGCTCGTCCAGCAGGGCCAGCGGCAGGGACGTACTCTTGCCCGCTCCCGGCGGGGCCTGAAGCACCACCAGCGGGTGCCGCTCAAGCGCCGCTCGCACCTCGGGCAGCACCTCGGAGATGGGGAGGTCGGGGAGCGTCACGGGGGGCATGGTAGCAGGAGCGGTCAGCCGTCAGCTTTCAGCAGTCAGCACGGGCTTTGCGTTGTCCATCAGCGTCAGCACGTCCCGCAAATCCCGCAGCACCGCGTCGGGCGTCTCCCGCTTCAATCCGTGTCCGGTGGGGAGGTAGGCGGCCTTCAGCCCCACCTGTTGCGGTCCCCACACGTCATTGCGGGGCGAGTCTCCGACGAACCAGACCTTGGCCGCGTTCACACCAAGGCGCGCGAGGGCGAGCGTATAGATGGCGGGGTCAGGTTTGCTGAGGCCGACGCTTTTGCTGATGACCACATCATCGACCAACGGAAGCAGGCCGGTGCGTTCCAGGCAGGCGGTCTGCGCCTCCACCCAGCCGTTCGTCACCACGCCTACCCGCACGCCCCGCGCCCGCAACTCTCGGAGAACGTCGAGCGCGTGCGGCATGGGGACGGGCGCGGCCAGGGAATGCTCGGAGAAATCCGCCAACAGAACCTCCGGGTCGTGTGGCAGGGCCAACTCCCGCACGAGTTGCGGCAGGACTTCCCGTTTGGAGCGGTAGCCGAAGTCGTCCAGTTCGGTGAAGCGTTCGGCGTACCCGGTGGGCAAAGCGTGCCGCTCCACGTGTCCCGCCAGCCATCCCCGGAGGGTCGCGCGCGGTCGTGCAAGGTGCCGTCGAGGTCGAAGAGGACCGCCTTCAGGACGCCTCACCCCCGCTGGGCGGCTCGCCCCCCTCCTCGCCGGGGGACTTGTGGAAGGCGGCCCCCAACTTCCTGACGTTCTCGTGGATCAGGGTGGTGTTCAGGGAGACGGCCGCGGTCATGCCGCTGGAGGCCGCGCTCATCACGTACTGCGGCGCACCGGTCATGTCGCCCGCCGCCCACACGCCGCGCACGCTGGTCATGCCGTTGTCGTTCACCACCACGCGGCTCTTCGCGTTCAGTTCGCAGCCCAGGGCGGCGGGCAGGGTGCTGTTCTGCTGCTGGGTGGGGTTCAGGAAGATGGCGTCCAGCGGCAGCCGCTCACCGCCCCGGAACTTCACCTGCACCGTGTCCGTTCCGCCCAGGCGCAGGATGGGCGCGGTGTAGATCGGCACGCCCACCCGCGCCAGGTCGCGGCGCTGCACGTCCGTCAGTTCGTCGGGGCCGTCGGTCATCAGGACCACGCTGTGGGACCACGCCCGCACACTCAGGGCGAGGTGGTGGCCTTCCTGACCGGACCCCAGCACCCCCAGCGCCGCTTCCCGGTTCTCCCAGCCGTCGCAGTAGGGGCAGTGGTGGACGGTGCGGCCCCAACGGGCGCGCAGGCCCGGCACGTTGGGCAGCACGTCACGCACCCCGGTGGCGAACAGCAGCCGCCGGGCATGAATCCAGTGGCCGTCGTGACGCACCGCGAAGCCGTCTTCCAGCGCGCGGGCCTCACGGGCCACGCCGGAGCGCACGGTGACCGGATACGGCGCGAGGTCGGCCAGGCCGAAGGTCTTGAGGTTGACCGGCGGGGTGCCGTCGCGGGTAAAGACCCCGTGGGCGGCGGCAGCGCGGGCATTGCGGGGCGGCCCGCCGTCCAGCAGCAGCACCCGCCGCCGCGCCCCCCCCAGCACCAGCGCGGCGTTCAGCCCGGCCGGACCGGCACCCACCACCACAGCGTCGTAACTTTCCATGCCCAGCATCCTAGCGGGGGCCGGGACGCACGCTGACGTCCGGCAGAGTGGCGTCACGCGGGGCTTCCAGCACGAAGCGCACGGTGGCGGCGACCGTTTCCGGGCTGACGTACACTTCC
The window above is part of the Deinococcus metallilatus genome. Proteins encoded here:
- a CDS encoding NAD(P)/FAD-dependent oxidoreductase, producing the protein MESYDAVVVGAGPAGLNAALVLGGARRRVLLLDGGPPRNARAAAAHGVFTRDGTPPVNLKTFGLADLAPYPVTVRSGVAREARALEDGFAVRHDGHWIHARRLLFATGVRDVLPNVPGLRARWGRTVHHCPYCDGWENREAALGVLGSGQEGHHLALSVRAWSHSVVLMTDGPDELTDVQRRDLARVGVPIYTAPILRLGGTDTVQVKFRGGERLPLDAIFLNPTQQQNSTLPAALGCELNAKSRVVVNDNGMTSVRGVWAAGDMTGAPQYVMSAASSGMTAAVSLNTTLIHENVRKLGAAFHKSPGEEGGEPPSGGEAS
- a CDS encoding HAD family hydrolase, with protein sequence MERHALPTGYAERFTELDDFGYRSKREVLPQLVRELALPHDPEVLLADFSEHSLAAPVPMPHALDVLRELRARGVRVGVVTNGWVEAQTACLERTGLLPLVDDVVISKSVGLSKPDPAIYTLALARLGVNAAKVWFVGDSPRNDVWGPQQVGLKAAYLPTGHGLKRETPDAVLRDLRDVLTLMDNAKPVLTAES
- the hrpB gene encoding ATP-dependent helicase HrpB translates to MPPVTLPDLPISEVLPEVRAALERHPLVVLQAPPGAGKSTSLPLALLDEPWLAGQSIVLLQPRRVAARAVAARLAEGLGEEVGGTVGLRVRFESRVSPRTRIEVVTEGILTRRLQRDPELTGVGLVILDEFHERSLNADLALALLREVQGALRDDLRVLVMSATLDPALPGRLDAPLVRSAGRAYPVEVHYLPTDPAGRVEDAVARAVREALATHPEGDILAFLPGVREIRGALAALSGVDALVLPLYGDLPLAEQRRAILPDPGGRRKVVLSTSIAETSLTLSGVRVVVDGGLSRTQRFDPGTGLTRMVTTRVTRDAAEQRAGRAGRTAPGTAYRLWSERTHAALPAARPPEVLDADLTPLTLELAGWGTPDPAALAWLDEPPAPRVQSARALLHDLDALDAGDHITPRGSALLELPTHPRLAHLLHDGTALGLGPLAADVAALLEERDPLGAGAGTDLTDRVAALRAWRRGERGTGEVAVLERVERLSRQWCKLLNVHRDDTPPDPFAVGQLVALAYPERAALAREGGGGRFLLAGGQGARLPEGDVLAASPALAVAHLDAGTGEGRIYLAAPLDPAILEARAEWRGTVRWDARSGTLVAQRERRVGALVLEARPLRDLLHAARVEALAGAIRAEGLHLLTFSPEAENLRARVQSLRRWRPDETEWPDLSDAALLAMLEDWLGPSLEGVRTREDLKRLNLLPALQALLPWPLPPRLDDLAPTHLTVPSGSRVRLQYQPDGSAPILAVKLQELFGLADTPTVNGGRTPVLLHLLSPAGRPVQVTQDLRSFWNSSYFEVRKDLRGRYPKHPWPDDPWTHAPTRHVKKRL